The genomic interval GGCACGCGCCCCGCTGGCCGCTGCTATGGTTGGCAAAACCATTGGCAGTTACATTAAAGAAGGCAAGGTACCCGCTGATATAACCAAGCGTTACGGCAATACCGTTGAGCAAATATTTACCGCCAGTACAACCTTGAAACAGCAATATGGCGAAGATGTAGCAAGGATTCCCACCAGCGCTATGGGCGTTTACAATTACTTCGATCGTCTGGCCGTGGGCTTGCAGCAGCTAATGTGCGGTGCCCGCAAGTTCAGCATTGATTATATCACCAGAGATGACTTGGCCAGCATTACCCGAGAAGCGGCGCAGGTTACCGGCATACCCTATATCATGGATTTAGATGCCGAAGAAGTTGAAAAAATACTGGGCTAATTCATAGATGTAAACAAGGGGAGTTTAAGGAGAGGTTGTCCCATGTCAACGGGCAATGAACGAAAAACAAAAACGGTACAGTCGGTGGATCGTTCCCTGGCCATTTTAGAAGCTTTGGCCAGGCACAGGGAACCAATAGCACTAACCGTGCTCAGCGTTAAATTAGGACTGAACATCAGTACGGTACACCGTCTGCTCAATACACTAATTGTTGCCGGGTTTGTGGAGCAAGAGCCCAATCAGGGTCGTTACCGTCTGGGCCTCAAAACATTTGAAATAGGTAATGCTGCTCTGTATAATCTGGACATTCGCTCTATTGCCAAACCCTATCTTAAAGAACTGGTGGATAGGTGCAATGAAACGGCCAATCTTTCTGTACTCAACCGTGGTGAGGTAGTTTATATAGATCAAGTAGAATCACCCAATATAGTAAAAATGTTTGCAAAGCCCGGGACCAGAGGGCCGGCTTACTGCACGGCCAGCGGCAAGGTGCTGCTGGCCTCCCTTCCCCCGGGCGAACTGAACCAAATTGTCAAGAAAAACAAGTTTTATAAATATACCGATCGTACCATTACTGATTCCGAACTGTTTAAAAAAGAATTAGCTAAAGTTAAACAACAGAATTATGCTATTGATTTTGGTGAACTGGAAGAAGGAGTACAGTGCGTGGCAGCGCCCGTTCGTAATCATGAGGGTAAAACCATTGCTGCCATTAGCGTATCCGGGCCAGCTACCCGCATTAGCCAGAGTTTTCCCCGGGCTGAACTGATAAAACTTATTATCGAAGCCGCCAACCGTATATCTCTCCAGTTAGGTTTTTATCGTTAATATTATCTCCACTTTCGTATTTTAGGTTGGATTGGCACCTTGTGATTAGGGAGGTGCGCGCTATGGGTATCAACAATAAGGTAAGCACGGGCTTGAAGGGTTTTGATCAGGCCATTGACATGCTGCGACTGGGTGATAATGTGGTATGGCAGGTGGATGAAGTCTCCGATTACCGGAAAATCGTTGAACCCTATGCAGTACAGGCCAGGCTGGACCAAAGAAAACTGGTTTACGTTCGTTTTGGCAGGCACGCTCCGCTGTTGAAAGAAAGTCCGGAGATTAAAGTATATCACCTGGATGCACAAAAGGGATTTGAAGGTTTTGCCACGGCGGTGCACAGCCTGGTGGAACAAGAAGGACAAGAAACCTTTTATGTATTTGACTGCCTCAGTGATTTACTGGAATACTGGTACTCAGATTTAATGATCAGCAACTTTTTCAAGGTGTCCTGTCCCCTTTTGCATGAATTTGATACCCTAGCTTACTTTGCCATTAAACGCAATGTACACACCTACAGCACCATAGCTTGTATCCGTGAAACGACACAGTTGTTGCTGGATTTATACCATGTGAAGAACAAATTTTATGTTCATCCCCTTAAAGTCTGGAAGCGTTATTCGCCCACCATGTTTTTCCCGCATTTAATTCAGGACCAGGAAGCCGTCTGTATCACAGCCAGTTCTGAAGCCGCCGAGTTGTTCTCCAGTATTAACCGCGTTGGGGAAAGATTGGATTACTGGGATGTTGTTTTTAACAAGGCAAGATTTGCGCTGACTCTCGGGTTGGAAGAACAGGAAAAGGCCAAAAGGTTATTAATGAAACTGCTCATCGGCAGCGAGTCCAGAATGTTCGATCTGTGCGACCGGTATTTTACCTTGAGGGATATTTTAAACATAGCAACCAGAGTAGTGGGATCGGGCTTTATCGGAGGTAAAAGCGTGGGTATGCTGCTGGCGCGAAAAATTTTGGAGCAGGAAGGCCATAACCGTTTTACCCCTTTTTTGGAGCCTCATGACTCTTACTATATAGGGTCGGATGTTTACTATACCTATCTGGTGCAAAACGGTTGCTGGAAGCTACGCACCAAGCAAAAGACCAAAGAAGGTTTTTTTAAATACGCGCCTGAATTGAAACAAAAAATTTTAAATGGTAAGTTCTCGGAGCCCATACGGGAAGAATTTATGCGCATGCTTGAATACTTCGGGCAATCACCTGTTATTGTACGTTCCAGTTCCCTTTTGGAAGATAATTACGGTAACACCTTTGCGGGGAAATATGAAAGCGTGTTTTGCGTAAACCAGGGTACGCCCGAAGAACGCTTCGCCGCCTTTGAACAGGCGATCCGCACCGTTTATGCCAGCACTATGAACGAGGATGCGCTGGCCTACCGAATGAACCGGGGGCTTTTTGATAAGGATGAACAAATGGCCATCCTGGTGCAACGGGTGTCCGGGGATTATCATAAGGAAAGGTTTTTCCCTCACTTGGCGGGGGTGGGTAACTCATCCAACCTTTATGTCTGGGATAAAAGCATAGATATGAACGCAGGAATGCTGCGCCTGGTCTTCGGGCTTGGTACCAGGGCGGTGGAAAGAACCACCGGCGATTATGCCAAAATTGTTTGCTTGGATAACCCTCTACGCACGCCCCCGGTAAGCTGTGAGGATAGAAAAAAATATTCCCAGCGCTATGTTGATGTGCTTTCTTTGAAAAAAAACACATTAACCAGCCAAAGCTGGGATGAGATTGTCAACGATGATCTCAAAGCAGACAAAAACCTGTTTGCTTCTTGGGATTACCCGACAGCCAACCGGCTGCGCGAACTTGGTTATACCGGCAACCACCTGGCGTATATTCTTGATTTTTATAAACTGCTTAAAGATACTGAATTCCCGGACCTAATGCGAGATATGCTGGCACTGTTGTCCCGGGTTTATGATTACCCTGTGGACATTGAGTTCACAGTCAATTTTACTGCCGATAACCGCTTTAAGATCAATCTTCTGCAATGCCGCCCGTTGCGAACCAGGGGTCTGGGTACTGCGGTGCAGATGCCCGAACTGGTGGACGAACGAGACTGTTTCTTCTCAACGCGGGGTAATTTTATGGGCGGAAACGTGCGTTTACCTGTTGATTATGTTGTTTATGTAAATGCGCAGGCTTATGCGGAACGTAATGAGCAGAGTAAATGGGCGGTGGCCAGGCAGGTTGGCCTGCTAAATACGGCACTGAAAGGGAAAAGCGTCATGCTGGTGGGTCCGGGCAGGTGGGGGACCAGCACACCGTCGCTGGGCGTACCAGTGCATTTTTCAGAGCTGTGCAACATGTCGGTTATATGCGAGATAGCCTTCTGCGACGCGGGATTTACACCTGAGCTGTCCTACGGCACCCACTTTTTTCAGAACCTGGTGGAAGCGGGCATTTTTTATATAGCCATTTTTGACGGGCAGGAAGATGTTGTGTTTAACCCGGAATGCATTTTAAAAAAAGAAAATATGCTGGCAGCCATTTTACCTCAATGCAAACAGTCAGCCAACGTAATCCATGTTGCCCAAACAGATGGCCTGGTATTATTTTCCGATATTGTAACCCAGAAAGTTATATGCAAATCAAATGGTTCAAAAAGAAGCATTACTGCCACCGGGGTGAATTGAACAATAAAAACCGGGCTCAATCCACCCATCAAGAAAAAGCACTCTCGCTTTTACAACGGGAGTGCTTTCGAACGTTGTATAAAAACCGTTATGCAGCCGCAGGGGTTTGAAAAATTAGTGCCGGCTAATGCAAAAGGCTTTCCAGATCCGCCGTATCCGTTACCGGTTTACGGCAGGCCCGGTCCCGGCAAACATAAGCAGTAGCCTGCCCGTCAATGGCTTTTTGCTCCCTGGTGAATGGTGCCAGTTCTCCAATCAGGCCATCCTCCTGACCTTTACCATCCCCCTCGGGCCGGTAGATGAGCACAGCGCCCGGCAAATATTGCCGCTGGGCCAGACGTAACATTTCCGTCACCTGCGGGTCTTCCCTGCGCCCTGTAATGACAATTTCGCTGGTAGGCCCGGCAGCAAATAAAAGGGCGGTCATAAAATGCGCGTATCCCCTGGGATACTCGCTGGCTGCTCCGGCAAAAACATCTATCTGGCGCCGGGCCAGTTCATCCAGTTCCGCGTCACCGGTTATAGCGGCCAATTGCAGCAGGTTCAAAGCCATTACGGAATTGCCCGACGGCATGGCCCCGTCATATATCTCCTTGGGCCGGGCAATCAGCTGCTCGGAATCGGCACCATAGAAAAAGAATCCCCCTTGCTGCTCATCCCAGAACAATTCTCGCACCTGGTGAGTTAGTTCAATAGCCCGGGTCAGGTATGTGGCCTGAAAAGTTGCCCGGTATAGTTCTATTAGACCCCAAATCAAAAAGGCGTAATCGTCCAGGTACCCGTTAAAGCTGGATTCACCGTCCCGGTAGCGAGCCAGCAACCGGCCATCCTGCCTTTGCAGTTTTTGCTGAATAAACTGTAACGCATTTTCTGCGGCCTTCCGGTAACGCCCGTCCCCCAGCACGGCGGCTCCCCGGGCCAGTGCGGTGATCATCAATCCGTTCCAGGCCGTCAGTATTTTATCATCTTTAAAAGGATGTATCCTTTGATCCCGGTAGTCGTAAAGTTTTTGCCTGCATTCCTCCAGCAATTGCAGTAACGCTTGGGTTTCCATGCCCATTGCCCGGGCTTGCTCTTCCGGCAAAGCCTTTATTAAATTGGGTATGCTCTGTCCTTCGAAGTTACCATTTTCGGTAATGTCATAAACCTTGCAAAAAAAATCTCCATTTTCACTGCCTAGAACCTGACGCACTTCAGCAGGTCTCCAAACATAAAATTTTCCCTCCACCCCTTCGGAGTCGGCATCCTCGGCAGAGTAGAATCCTCCTTCGGGGTGGGTCATATCTCTGAGCACGTAGGTAAATATTTGACGTGCCGCTTCGGCATAAAATTCGTTTTGGGTGGCCTGGTAAGCTTCCAGAAATGCCAGGGCCAGCAGCGCATTATCGTATAACATTTTCTCGAAGTGGGGCACCAGCCACTTTTCGTCGGTGGAGTAGCGGGCATAGCCAAAACCGATATGATCGTTAATGCCACCCCGGTAAATGGAATGCAATGTTTTTTCTGCCATGTGAAGAGCGGTTTCTTCCCCGGTCTGTTTCCAGTAGCGCATTAAAAAAAGCAGGTTATGGGGTGTGGGAAACTTGGGGGCGGCGCCAAAACCGCCATATCGCTTGTCAAAGGATTGCCGGAACTGGTTGTAAGCCCGGGCGGTTATGTCAGCCGCCGATTCACCCGCCAGGCGGTGACCTGGTGTGAACTGTACCTGTTCCGTAATCATGTGGCTGGTTTGGACAAGCTTCTCTCTGTCACTGGCCCACTTATCAGCCACCTGCTTCAATATATCCAGCAGTCCGGCCCGGCCCCAGCGGGAGTGTTTAGGAAAATAAGTACCGGCGAAAAAAGGTTTTTTATCGGGAGTCATAATCACCGTCAGCGGCCAGCCTCCCTGGCCGGTCAAGGCCTGGCATACAGTCATGTATATCTGGTCGATATCAGGGCGTTCCTCCCTATCTACTTTTATGGATACAAAATGGCGGTTTAATTCATCCGCTACCTCTCGATCCTCAAAGGATTCTCTTTCCATTACGTGACACCAGTGACAGGTAGAATAGCCAATAGAGAGAAATACGGGTTTATCTTCCTCTCTGGCCTTATTGAATGCTTCATCACCCCAGGGGAACCAATCGACTGGATTATAAGCGTGCTGCAATAAATATGGTGATTTCTCATGGATTAACCGGTTGGGTTCTCCTTTTTTAGTCACAGGGTGTATCTCCTTGTTTTTTATTCTTTAATCAAAATCATATTCTATTTTCCCCATACAGACCTGTAGTATTCTGTTGCGGGGAATAACCGTCATACCCGTTAATGTCTTCCCATATATTTAGTTACATATTTTTTAATACATAGATTGGCCGGCAGACATAAGTCCCAGCTCAGGCGGTGAAGATAGCATGAACAAGTAACTGTAACAGCACTAAAAACCAGTGAATTTTGGCCTTTTTCTAACTTTAAAAGGTATAGCGGAAGTTTTGTTTAATTTAATTAATCTGTTAAAATATAATAATAATTAGATAGTAAATATGCAATATAAAGGAGAGTGAATCAATCACCATGGATGACGGCACGTCATTCAGTATTTTGATTGCGTTAAAAATTTTACTGGCTCTTTTTCTGGTGTTTTTAAACGCAGTTTTTGTCGCGGCGGAATTTGCCTTTGTTAAAGTAAGACCTACCCGCCTGGCCCAATTGGTTGCCGAGGGTAACGGCAGGGCCAAAATTGCCCAGGTCTGTGTAAATAACATTGACTCCTATCTTTCCGTATCCCAACTGGGCATTACCATATCCAGTCTGGGTCTGGGCTGGCTGGGCGAGCCGGTGGTAGCTAAACTGTTGGAACCTTTGCTTGTAGTATTCGGCATAACCTCCTCCGCTGCCCTGCATTCCATTTCATTCATCATCGCCTTTACCCTGGTAACATTTTTACATGTAGTATTTGGCGAATTGGTACCGAAATCCCTGGCCATACAACGGGCCGAGGCGGTAACTCTTTGGCTGGCTATACCTATGCGCCTTTCCTACTATCTTTTTTACCCCGGCATCGTGCTTTTTAACGGTACAGCCAACGGAATACTACGAAAGATAGGTGTACAGCCGGCCAGCGAGCATGAGAAAAGCCACAACGAGGAAGAATTGCAAATGTTGGTTTCCGAAAGTTATCGTGGCGGCCACTTGGATACAGATGAGTGGCGCCTGCTGCAAAATGTTTTTGAATTTGAAAAGAAAGTGGTAAAGGATATCATGGTTCCCAGGCCTGAGGTTGTATTTTTGGACTACAGGAAAAGCTTGGCGGAAAACAAGCATAAAGCCCTACACTCAGGCCACACCCGCTTCCCCCTTTGTGATGGAAATACGGATAATGTGGTGGGCCTGGTTCACATTAAAGAGCTTTTTCAACTAAATGATGATTCCAGCCTTGACGATATAAAACGTAACATTATGATTATTCCCGAAGGCCTGCATTTAGATAAATTACTGCGTGACTTTCAACAAAGCCACCAGCACATGGCCCTGGTGGTGGACGAATACGGCTGTACTGCCGGTATTGTAACCATGGAAAACGTGCTGGAGGAATTGGTGGGTGAAATACAGGACGAATTCGACCATGAACAGCCGGAAGTAGCTCCGGAAAAGGACGGTGCTTTTCTGGTGGATGGTCGCTTGCCGCTGGAGGAAGCAGCGGAAATGTTTTGCCTGCCCCTGGATGATGAAAATGAGTATGACACCCTGGGTGGATACGTTTTCGGCAAACTGGGCAAACGACCCCGGGTGGGAGACAAAGTGGAACTACCCGGACACCGGCTTGAGGTGGCCGAAATTACAGGCCTGAGAATTCGCCGTATCCGCCTTAATATATTAAATAAAGAATTATGCGAAAGCAGACCGGTGGCTTAACAATGACATGCCCCCTCGGTTGGTCAATCCGAGGGGCTTTTTATTCAATCACTAACATTTCCCACTACGCGATTTTTTATCTTTACTACCACTCTGATAACCTTTTGCATATGATGTAATGGGCCGGGTAGATGCAACAGGGCATCTACCCTTTATGGCAACGTCGCCTGCCTTTTATGGAGGGCGGCGTTTTTGTTTTTTTCCGGGCCATGCTGTGTCCTGTATTTGATTTATTTACGCGTTATGGATGATTATAACACCATGGGAGGGATAGTTTTAATGTGCGGAATTACCGGTTGGATAGATTTGGGTGCAGATATTACCCGGCAGCGTCCCACACTTGAGGCGATGAATGAATTCCAACTGCACCGGGGCCCCGATGCGGGCGGCATATGGCTCTCAACCCATGCCGCCCTGGGACATCGCAGGTTGATAGTGGTCGACCCGGCGGGTGGCGGACAGCCCATGCTTCGCCAGCGTGGTGATCATATATATGTAATGGTCTATAACGGAGAATTATACAACTCCCCGGAATTAAGGAGGGAATTGACGGCCCACGGATACACCTTCAGCGGTCATTCGGATACAGAAGTACTGTTATTATCTTATATTGAGTGGGGCGAGGATTGTTTGCAGCGTCTGAATGGTATCTATGCGCTGGCCATATGGAGCGAGCGGGACCAGAAGCTGTTTATGGCCCGGGACCGTCTGGGCGTAAAACCGCTGTTTTATAGCCGGCGTGGCTGTGCATTGTATTTTGGCTCCGAGTTAAAGTCACTGCTGGCCCACCCGGCGGTGCAGGCTAGCGTGGATATTGACGGCCTGGCAGAAATACTGGTCATGGCGCCGGGGCGTACACCAGGTCACGGGGTATTTCGCAATGTGAGTGAGCTAAAACCGGGGCATTACCTGGTGTTTGACCGCAGCGGCTTGCGTATCCACCGCTACTGGCAATTGGAAAGCAAGCCCCACGAAGATGATTTGGATACCACCACAGCCAGGGTGCGTGAGCTTTTTTGCGACGCAGTAACACGCCAGTTGGTGGCTGACGTGCCCATCTGCACTTTATTGTCGGGCGGGCTGGATTCCAGCGCCATCACAGCGGTAGTTGCAGAGGCCGGGAGGCATGCCGGTGATGGGCCATTGCATACTTGGTCAGTGGATTTTACTGGCAACGATAGGTATTTTATGCCTGATCTATTCCAACCCAACACCGATGCTCCCTGGATACAACGCGTCTCGGAAAGCCTGGGCACCATGCACCACAGGGTCATCATTGACACACCCGAACTGGTGGACGCACTGGCGGTTGCCATGCAAGCCCGGGATTTACCGGGTATGGCTGACATAGATGCCTCGCTGTACCTTTTTTCCCGGGCGATTAAGCAATCAGCCACCGTAGCCCTTTCCGGGGAATGCGCGGATGAAATATTTGGTGGATATCCCTGGTTTCATAAGGTACGGGCCGCAGCCCAAGGCACATTTCCCTGGCTGCGGGGGCTTGGTGAGCGTATACGCATGCTGGCTCCCGGCGTAATCGATCTGCTAAAGCCGGTGGAATACGTAACCCGGCGTTATCAGGAAACACTGGCCGAGGTGCCCCGCCTGCCGGGCGAAGATCCCTGGGAGGCGCAACTGCGGGAACTAATGTACCTGACCATGAACTGGTTTATGGCTACTTTGCTGGAGCGCAAGGACCGCATGAGCATGGCGGTGGGTCTTGAAATGCGTGTTCCCTTTTGTGATCATCGCCTGGTGGAGTATGCCTGGAACATACCGTGGTCGATGAAAAATTACGGGGGTATGGAAAAGGGTATACTCCGCCGCGCGTTGACCGGTTTACTACCCGAGGAGGTGCTTAAGCGGCGCAAAAGCCCTTACCCCAAGTCTCACCACCCGGTTTATCTGAAAACAGTGCGGAAAATGGTTGGGGAAATTTTAGAAGATTCATCATCACCGCTGCGGCCGCTTATTAATGTAGATAACGTACGCCGCATGATCCAATCAACCGGAACATATTTTGACCAGCCCTTTTATGGCCAGTTGATGAAGGATGCCCAATATTTGGCTTATTTAATTCAGGTGGACGCCTGGTTTAGGGAATACGATGTATCAATATGTTAACATATCCGGGATTCGTGGATTACTGGTATATTGACATATGTGAATACGTATTACTGCCAGACGCCGGCAACAGGTAAACTATTTTACCGGATACGCAGGGAAACACAGCGATGACCCCGGTTTTCAGATTATAATTGGAAAACCGGGGTCATCGCTGTGTTTCATGTTTCCAAGAAAGCAGAAGTCCCGTCCCCTTGCTTCCCTCAGTAAGCATATATTTGACCGTAAGGTCTTAAGGATACCGGGATTAATTTATGGAATGGACCGTTAAGGATTTGATCCGGGTTACCGCCGAAGTGACGGCAGTATTCCCGCACATAACGCGCAACAATTGCTTCATCCCGGTCCTGTAGCGGGCGCACTCCCACTTCTTTGCCCAGCTGGTGCTCCTTTACACAGCCCCGGAGGTAAATTACTCCGCCGTGCATACCGGTGCCGATGTAGTTGGCCCGGTGTGGTTCATTTTCCCGCAAGTTTAAGCCCAGCAGCAGCACCATACCCCCGGCCATATATTCGCCCAGAAAATCCTGGGCCGTGCCCCCCACAACCAGCACGGGAGTTTTATCCCGGTATTCCTTCATGTGAATGGCAGTGCGGTAACCCACGTTATCCCTGATAAAAATTTGGCCGCCCCGCATGGACATGGCCGTTACATCCCCCGCCCGGCCATGTACAATAATTTGCCCCTCATCCATGGTATTGCCTACTCCGTCTTGGGCATTGCCGTGTACAATGATGCGGTGACCGTTTAAAAAAGCACCCAAATCATTGCCTGGAAATTTATTAACTTCTATGTCCAGTTTATCGTCCCCGGGGATATACAGCCGGGTTCCGATGTACCTTTGCCCAAAAACATTGTTAATAACCAGCTCTGTACTGCCCTTTTGCACAGTTTCCCTGAGCAAATCATTTAATTCCTTGTGCTTCAGCCCCCGGGCATCTATGGTGGCCCTGTGGCCATCAATACTCACTCTGGTTTCGTATAGAAAATCCACCGGTTGTAAATTATCCAAAAAATTATCGCGATAACCGAACTTAACATTCAATCCATTCAATCCGTTCATTTAATCACTCCCCCGATATTTCCCGATATGTACTGATAACCGTGTGCTGTCTTGATAGGTCCGGTTGTTGAAATATTAAAATCTTTCAACAACCGGTACCATCTTTTAAGGGTGGTTTTTTCAGACTACTCCCCGGCTCCCTTTACCCCCAGCACGTTAAGTTCCCATTCCTCAAGGCCTACACCGCGCAGGTGTTCCCGGTTGGCACGCAAGCTTTCTATGGCATTGACGCCCAGACCACCCAGCATTTCCTGGATTTCGTGACTCCAGCCCTTTAACAGGTTAACCAGCCTCCGGCTGGTGATTTCCGGATTCAGCCGCTTGGTCAAATAGGGATCCTGGGTACAAATACCCCAGTTGCACTTGCCTGTATAACATTTATGGCAAAGGGTACAGCCCATGGCCACCAGAGCAGCGGTACCGATGTACACACCATCGGCCCCCAGGGCAATGGCTTTGATGGCATCGGCGGAGCAACGGATACCCCCGGCGGCCATGATGGAGCATTTGTTTCGGATACCCTCATCCCGTAACCTTTTATCCACTGCAGCCAGGGCCAACTCCAAAGGTATACCCACATTGTCACGGGTGGCCAGGGGTGCGGCACCGGTGCCACCCCTGATACCATCAATGGCCACGATGTCCGCCCCGGCCCGGACAATGCCCGAAGCAATGGCCGCAACGTTGTGTACTGCGGCAATTTTTACCGAAACCGGCTTGGTGTAATTGGTAGCCTCTTTCAATGCGTATATCAACATGGACAAATCTTCAATGGAATATATGTCATGCTGGGGTGCCGGGGATAGTGCATCCGTACCCCGGGGGATCATTCTGGTTTGGGCGATATAATCCGAAACCTTTTCCCCGGGCAGGTGCCCGCCGATTCCAGGCTTGGCTCCCTGGCCTATTTTTATTTCAATAACCCGGGCGCTGTTTAAATAATCGGCATCCACCCCGAACCGGCCGCTGGCACACTGCACAATGGCGTGTCCGGCGTATTCTTCGCGCATTTCCACAGGTAATCCGCCCTCACCGGTATTGAATAACACACCGGCCTCTTTGGCCGCCATAGCCAGGGATTTAAAGGCGGGGTAACTGATCGCCCCCAGAGACATGGCGGAAAATACCAGCGGTATTTTTACCGGTACGTTGGGATAAACCGGTGAAACTAGTCTTGCCTTGCCTGCACTAAATTCAATTTTTAAGGTATCCGGCTTGCGACCTAAAAAGGTCTGTAATTCCATGGGTTCCCTCAGCGGGTCAATGGAAGGATTGGTCACCTGGGAAGCATTAAGTACCAGGTGGTCCCAATAAATCCGGTATGGTTTGTCATTGCCGCTGCCGGTCAAAACCACACCGCCCGTGGCAGCCTGTTTTTTCAAGTTTTGCATTTTATCTCTGGTCCAGCTGCTGTTGGGACGGTAATCAGCCAATCGGGGTCGTACATGTAAAGCCTCGGTGGGACAAAGGGTTACACAGCGTTGGCAGCCCACGCAGTCCTTTTCAGAAGTAAAAAATCTTTCCAATTCCGGATCGTACAGGTGTACCCCGTTGGCACATTGTCGCTGGCATACCCGGCAGCGAATACACCTGTCTTCCCGCCGTTCAACTATAAATTCCGATAATAGGTTAGGATACATATATACACCACCCTTAAATGGATTTATTTAAACTTTGCAAGTGATCCCGGGTGTGCAATCTGACTACCACCGGTTCACCGCCGGGGGGTGTCCAGGCCAGTTCCAGGTCCGGGCATACCGCCCGGATGGCCGCTTCTTCAGAAGATAAGAATACCAGATCACCCTTGGCGCCCGCCGTTATAGGCCGCAGCCTGATACGGTCGGTAAGACCGATCATTTCATTGTGATGGGCGACAATAACCGTGAAAGGACCGTTCATTAACAGAGGCGCATAAGTCATGCGCAGCGCCGTATATAATTCTCTATCACTGTCATCCATACGGTAAATGGCTTCCCACATGGGCGGGGCAAAAATTTTCGCCACCACTTCAATGGGCAGCCCCTGGCGCCGCATCAATAAATCCACTGCATAGGCCAGCACTTCGGTATCCGTGTGAAGAGTACAGTAATAATTATGCATTTCCAGAAACCGGCGGTTGGCGCCGTATGAAGAGATCTCTCCGTTATGCACCACCGTCCAGTCCAATATTGAGAGCGGGTGTGCCCCGCCCCACCAACCCGGGGTATTGGTGGGAAACCTGCTGTGTACCGTCCATATATATCCCTCGTATAGATCATCCAGCATGAAGTAATCCGCTATTTCTTCGGGAAATCCAACGCCCTTAAAAACACCGACATCTTTACCCGATGAAAATACGTAAGCATTATCTATGTGGCTGTTCAGGTACATCACTTTGTTGATCACATACTCATCATCAGGGATATTTTCCTCGGCACCGCTTTTTTGCGGGGCTACGAAATATCGCCAGGCCAGAGGAGGAGCAAACAGGCGGATATTCGGGTTGGTGGGTATCTCTTCATCAAACACCACGTAAAAATTCTGCTTTAAAAAAGCTTCCACGTTCTTTTGGGCCGTTGGACTTTTGTCCTGGTAGATAATGTGCAGTGCATAATACTCTTTATATTTGGGATACAGACCATAAATGGCAAACCCGCCACCCAGACCGCTGCCCCGTACTTTCATGTTCTTAATGGCGTCAATGGCCATCTGGCCGCCGAATCTGACACCGCCTGTATGCA from Desulfallas thermosapovorans DSM 6562 carries:
- the asnB gene encoding asparagine synthase (glutamine-hydrolyzing), which encodes MCGITGWIDLGADITRQRPTLEAMNEFQLHRGPDAGGIWLSTHAALGHRRLIVVDPAGGGQPMLRQRGDHIYVMVYNGELYNSPELRRELTAHGYTFSGHSDTEVLLLSYIEWGEDCLQRLNGIYALAIWSERDQKLFMARDRLGVKPLFYSRRGCALYFGSELKSLLAHPAVQASVDIDGLAEILVMAPGRTPGHGVFRNVSELKPGHYLVFDRSGLRIHRYWQLESKPHEDDLDTTTARVRELFCDAVTRQLVADVPICTLLSGGLDSSAITAVVAEAGRHAGDGPLHTWSVDFTGNDRYFMPDLFQPNTDAPWIQRVSESLGTMHHRVIIDTPELVDALAVAMQARDLPGMADIDASLYLFSRAIKQSATVALSGECADEIFGGYPWFHKVRAAAQGTFPWLRGLGERIRMLAPGVIDLLKPVEYVTRRYQETLAEVPRLPGEDPWEAQLRELMYLTMNWFMATLLERKDRMSMAVGLEMRVPFCDHRLVEYAWNIPWSMKNYGGMEKGILRRALTGLLPEEVLKRRKSPYPKSHHPVYLKTVRKMVGEILEDSSSPLRPLINVDNVRRMIQSTGTYFDQPFYGQLMKDAQYLAYLIQVDAWFREYDVSIC
- a CDS encoding glutamate synthase-related protein, which encodes MYPNLLSEFIVERREDRCIRCRVCQRQCANGVHLYDPELERFFTSEKDCVGCQRCVTLCPTEALHVRPRLADYRPNSSWTRDKMQNLKKQAATGGVVLTGSGNDKPYRIYWDHLVLNASQVTNPSIDPLREPMELQTFLGRKPDTLKIEFSAGKARLVSPVYPNVPVKIPLVFSAMSLGAISYPAFKSLAMAAKEAGVLFNTGEGGLPVEMREEYAGHAIVQCASGRFGVDADYLNSARVIEIKIGQGAKPGIGGHLPGEKVSDYIAQTRMIPRGTDALSPAPQHDIYSIEDLSMLIYALKEATNYTKPVSVKIAAVHNVAAIASGIVRAGADIVAIDGIRGGTGAAPLATRDNVGIPLELALAAVDKRLRDEGIRNKCSIMAAGGIRCSADAIKAIALGADGVYIGTAALVAMGCTLCHKCYTGKCNWGICTQDPYLTKRLNPEITSRRLVNLLKGWSHEIQEMLGGLGVNAIESLRANREHLRGVGLEEWELNVLGVKGAGE
- a CDS encoding class II glutamine amidotransferase, which gives rise to MLVKQYYQSERFVPDKEMDACGLFGVMHTGGVRFGGQMAIDAIKNMKVRGSGLGGGFAIYGLYPKYKEYYALHIIYQDKSPTAQKNVEAFLKQNFYVVFDEEIPTNPNIRLFAPPLAWRYFVAPQKSGAEENIPDDEYVINKVMYLNSHIDNAYVFSSGKDVGVFKGVGFPEEIADYFMLDDLYEGYIWTVHSRFPTNTPGWWGGAHPLSILDWTVVHNGEISSYGANRRFLEMHNYYCTLHTDTEVLAYAVDLLMRRQGLPIEVVAKIFAPPMWEAIYRMDDSDRELYTALRMTYAPLLMNGPFTVIVAHHNEMIGLTDRIRLRPITAGAKGDLVFLSSEEAAIRAVCPDLELAWTPPGGEPVVVRLHTRDHLQSLNKSI